In Bacillus sp. FJAT-45037, the following are encoded in one genomic region:
- the sspI gene encoding small acid-soluble spore protein SspI: MGFNLRGAIMTNIQGSSEEEVEATILDAIQKGEEKMLPGLGVLFEVYWKNADEQEKDQLCQQISQGLQ; encoded by the coding sequence TGGTGCGATTATGACTAATATTCAAGGCAGTAGTGAAGAAGAAGTAGAAGCAACGATTTTAGATGCCATTCAAAAAGGCGAAGAAAAAATGCTACCTGGCTTAGGGGTTTTATTTGAAGTGTATTGGAAAAATGCCGATGAACAAGAAAAAGATCAGCTATGTCAACAAATTTCACAAGGTTTACAATAA